A single window of Pseudoduganella plicata DNA harbors:
- the aceE gene encoding pyruvate dehydrogenase (acetyl-transferring), homodimeric type, whose translation MSAQLDQVTAQTANDPDALETKEWLEALEAVLENEGPERAHYLMERMVDLARRRGALIPFSANTAYVNTIPAHVGAHCPGNLEYEERLRSWMRWNAMAMVVKANRADGDLGGHLSSFASLANMLGIGFNHFWRAPSEEHGGDLLYIQGHSSPGIYARAFLEGRLSEEQLLNFRREVDGKGLSSYPHPKLMPDFWQFPTVSMGLGPLMAIYQARFLKYLHARGIANTDGRKVWAFCGDGEMDEPESMGAIGMAAREQLDNLVIVVNCNLQRLDGPVRGNGKIIQELEADFRGAGWNVVKVIWGPGWDELLAKDKEGILQRVMMETVDGEYQNYKAKDGAYVRKHFFGKHPKLLEMVANMSDDDIWRLTRGGHDPHKIYAAFKVAQEAQGRPTVLLVKTVKGFGMGKSGEARNTAHQTKKLDDEAIREMRDRFNIPIPDDKLAEIPFFKPSDDAPEMKYLHERRKALGGYLPHRRMKADETLVVPPLEAFKAVLEATPEGREISTTQSFVRIITALLRDQSLGQRIVPILVDESRTFGMEGLFRQIGIFNQQGQLYEPVDKDQVMYYREDKAGQILQEGINEAGGMSSWIAAATSYSTNNRVMIPFFTYYSMFGMQRVGDLAWAAGDMRARGFMMGGTAGRTTLNGEGLQHEDGHSHLFAAAIPNCMPYDPTFGHELAVIIHDGLRRMVTEQEDVFYYITIMNENYAHPGLKAGQEEGILKGMYKLQEGSKDAKERVQLVGSGTILRESMFAAELLEKDWGVAADIWSAPSLTLVAREGQDAERWNLVNPTKEQRVPYVTGLLQDTQGPIIATTDYMRLYAEQIRAFMPKGRTYKVLGTDGFGRSDSRAKLREFFEVNRYYITVAALRSLADEGKIDLSVVEQAVVKYGLNPNKPNPVTQ comes from the coding sequence GAAGAGCGCCTGCGTTCGTGGATGCGCTGGAACGCGATGGCGATGGTCGTCAAGGCCAACCGCGCCGACGGCGACCTCGGTGGCCACCTGTCCTCGTTTGCCTCGCTGGCGAACATGCTGGGCATCGGCTTCAACCACTTCTGGCGCGCGCCAAGCGAAGAGCATGGCGGCGACCTGCTGTACATCCAGGGCCACTCGTCGCCCGGCATCTACGCCCGCGCGTTCCTGGAAGGCCGCCTGTCGGAAGAGCAGCTGCTGAACTTCCGCCGTGAAGTCGACGGCAAGGGCCTGTCGTCGTACCCGCACCCGAAACTGATGCCGGACTTCTGGCAGTTCCCGACCGTCTCGATGGGCCTGGGCCCGCTGATGGCGATCTACCAGGCGCGCTTCCTGAAGTACCTGCACGCCCGCGGCATTGCCAATACCGACGGCCGCAAGGTCTGGGCCTTCTGCGGCGACGGCGAGATGGACGAGCCGGAATCGATGGGCGCGATCGGCATGGCCGCGCGCGAGCAGCTGGACAACCTGGTTATCGTCGTCAACTGCAACCTGCAGCGCCTGGACGGTCCGGTGCGCGGCAACGGCAAGATCATCCAGGAACTGGAAGCGGACTTCCGCGGCGCCGGCTGGAATGTCGTCAAGGTCATCTGGGGCCCGGGCTGGGACGAGCTGCTGGCCAAGGACAAGGAAGGCATCCTGCAGCGCGTGATGATGGAAACCGTCGACGGCGAATATCAAAACTATAAAGCGAAAGACGGCGCCTACGTGCGCAAGCACTTCTTCGGCAAGCATCCGAAGCTGCTGGAGATGGTTGCCAACATGAGCGACGACGACATCTGGCGCCTGACCCGCGGCGGCCACGATCCGCACAAGATCTACGCCGCGTTCAAGGTAGCGCAGGAAGCGCAAGGCCGTCCGACCGTCCTCCTGGTCAAGACCGTCAAGGGCTTCGGCATGGGCAAGTCCGGCGAAGCGCGCAACACGGCGCACCAGACCAAGAAACTGGACGACGAAGCCATCCGCGAAATGCGCGACCGCTTCAACATTCCTATCCCGGACGACAAGCTGGCCGAGATCCCGTTCTTCAAGCCGTCCGACGACGCGCCGGAAATGAAGTACCTGCACGAGCGCCGCAAGGCCCTGGGCGGTTATTTGCCGCACCGCCGCATGAAGGCCGACGAAACGCTGGTCGTGCCGCCGCTGGAAGCCTTCAAGGCAGTCCTGGAAGCGACGCCGGAAGGCCGTGAAATCTCGACGACGCAGTCGTTCGTTCGTATCATCACCGCGCTGCTGCGCGACCAGAGCCTGGGCCAGCGCATCGTGCCGATCCTGGTCGACGAATCGCGTACGTTCGGCATGGAAGGCCTGTTCCGCCAGATCGGCATCTTCAACCAGCAGGGCCAGCTGTACGAGCCGGTGGATAAAGACCAGGTCATGTACTACCGCGAGGACAAGGCCGGCCAGATCCTGCAAGAGGGCATCAACGAAGCGGGTGGCATGAGCTCGTGGATCGCCGCGGCGACGTCGTACTCGACCAACAACCGCGTGATGATCCCGTTCTTCACGTACTACTCGATGTTCGGCATGCAGCGCGTGGGCGACCTGGCATGGGCCGCAGGCGACATGCGCGCCCGTGGCTTCATGATGGGCGGCACCGCCGGCCGTACCACGCTGAACGGCGAAGGCCTGCAGCACGAGGATGGCCACAGCCACCTGTTCGCCGCCGCGATCCCGAACTGCATGCCGTACGACCCGACCTTCGGCCACGAGCTGGCGGTCATCATTCATGACGGCCTGCGCCGCATGGTGACGGAACAGGAAGACGTGTTCTACTACATCACCATCATGAACGAGAACTACGCGCACCCGGGCCTGAAGGCCGGCCAGGAAGAGGGCATCCTGAAGGGCATGTACAAGCTGCAGGAAGGCTCGAAGGACGCCAAGGAACGCGTGCAGCTGGTCGGCTCCGGCACGATCCTGCGCGAGTCGATGTTCGCCGCGGAACTGCTGGAAAAAGACTGGGGCGTCGCCGCCGACATCTGGTCCGCACCGTCGCTGACGCTGGTGGCCCGCGAAGGCCAGGATGCGGAACGCTGGAACCTGGTCAACCCGACCAAGGAGCAGCGCGTGCCTTATGTGACCGGCCTCTTGCAGGACACGCAAGGCCCGATCATCGCCACCACCGACTACATGCGCCTGTATGCGGAGCAGATCCGCGCCTTCATGCCGAAGGGCCGCACGTACAAGGTGCTGGGCACGGACGGCTTCGGCCGCTCGGACAGCCGCGCCAAGCTGCGTGAATTCTTCGAGGTGAACCGCTACTACATTACCGTTGCAGCACTGCGCTCGCTGGCCGACGAAGGCAAGATCGACCTGTCCGTTGTCGAACAGGCGGTCGTCAAGTACGGCCTGAATCCGAACAAGCCAAATCCGGTGACCCAATAA